The Sesamum indicum cultivar Zhongzhi No. 13 linkage group LG6, S_indicum_v1.0, whole genome shotgun sequence genome has a segment encoding these proteins:
- the LOC105163690 gene encoding uncharacterized protein LOC105163690: MVSSPKMDTVFGSLCRTLLIICLVFYFAFIYLSNQYPNCPASDFFSPFLKRAPLLASDTTDETETVGSPTNLSHLVFGLVGSEKAWHHRKAYIESWWRPNVTRGLLFLDNPPTPGLLPWSPASPSYRISDDLTKFLNKTDVTPQRIIHAIMEVYREDHENMRWLVMGDDDSILFLDNIVDVLAQYDHTKYYYFGGHSEFILSNYWFSFSQGFGGAGFILSYPLAKALAADMENCLRRYRHLNAADLTTMACIADIGVSLTALKGIHQIDLRGDISGFLSSHPKFPLLSLHHFDMVAPIFPSKDRAESTRHLMKAAAVDQSRMLQQTICYHRQSNWSFSISWGYSAHIYERIMPRSYLQYPIETFKTWGRSPRPPHYMFNTRSPSSDPCEAPHIFFYESINKTAENEILTSFARAWPRGLPACSSTGNHSADSVSRIQVYSPARKRFQMDRSECCDVVGVNESQADVRLRECAADEIIA; encoded by the exons ATGGTTTCATCTCCAAAAATGGACACCGTTTTCGGCAGCCTATGCAGAACCCTTCTGATAATCTGTCTTGTCTTTTATTTTGCCTTCATTTACCTTTCCAACCAGTACCCTAATTGTCCAGCTTCAGACTTCTTCTCTCCTTTCCTGAAACGGGCACCTCTGTTAGCATCAGACACAACTGATGAAACAGAAACAGTTGGTTCTCCGACCAATCTAAGTCACCTGGTATTCGGCCTCGTCGGCTCAGAAAAGGCCTGGCACCATAGAAAAGCCTATATCGAATCATGGTGGCGGCCGAACGTCACACGGGGGCTACTGTTTCTGGACAACCCCCCAACTCCAGGGCTTCTCCCTTGGTCTCCGGCTTCTCCTTCTTACAGAATATCCGATGACCTGACCAAGTTCCTTAACAAGACCGACGTTACGCCTCAACGGATAATACATGCAATAATGGAGGTGTACAGGGAGGATCATGAAAACATGAGATGGCTGGTGATGGGGGACGACGATTCGATACTGTTCCTGGATAATATAGTTGATGTTCTTGCGCAATACGATCATACTAAGTACTATTATTTTGGGGGGCATTCGGAGTTTATTTTGTCGAATTATTGGTTCTCGTTCAGCCAGGGATTCGGCGGGGCTGGATTCATTTTGAGTTACCCTTTGGCGAAAGCCCTGGCTGCAGACATGGAGAATTGTTTGAGAAGATATAGGCACCTGAATGCTGCTGATCTTACCACTATGGCGTGTATTGCTGATATTGGAGTCAGCTTAACTGCCCTCAAAGGAATTCACCAG ATTGATTTGCGTGGCGATATCTCGGGATTCTTATCATCACACCCAAAATTCCCCTTATTGTCCCTTCACCATTTCGACATGGTGGCGCCAATATTTCCATCCAAGGACCGTGCTGAGTCCACGCGCCACCTCATGAAAGCGGCGGCCGTCGACCAGTCCCGCATGTTGCAGCAAACCATCTGCTACCACAGGCAAAGCAACTGGTCCTTCTCCATTTCTTGGGGCTATTCTGCACACATATACGAGAGGATTATGCCCCGTAGCTATCTACAGTACCCGATCGAGACGTTCAAAACGTGGGGAAGGAGCCCGCGGCCGCCGCATTACATGTTCAACACGCGGAGCCCCTCCAGCGATCCTTGCGAGGCGCCGCATATTTTCTTCTATGAGAGTATAAATAAGACGGCGGAGAATGAGATTTTAACCAGCTTTGCTCGGGCCTGGCCGCGGGGATTGCCTGCTTGTTCCTCAACTGGGAACCATTCTGCTGATTCCGTTTCCAGGATTCAGGTCTATTCGCCTGCCAGAAAGCGTTTTCAG aTGGATAGAAGTGAATGTTGCGACGTAGTTGGAGTGAATGAAAGCCAAGCGGATGTCAGATTAAGGGAGTGCGCTGCGGATGAGATTATTGCTTAA
- the LOC105163636 gene encoding uncharacterized protein LOC105163636: MASVFSKDFFAGISFWKTLLAVGLVLYLILIPFSNIGNPQLFLIKWVSSSSPSQPDSDFSRTNLSHIAFGLLGSVKTWPHRRGYLEAWWRPNRTRGYVYLDRPPTPDLLPWPQTAPPYRIVDNLSEIFRNVKPRFELMPRMVHGILELFREEHDDMRWIVMGDDDSIFFVDNIVDVLAEYDHTKYYYLGWHSESVISNYWFSFDQAFGGGGIVLSYPLAKALVKDMDGCLVRYAQSSSADLITMTCIADIGVNLTPHKGIHQVDLHGDFSGYLSAHPKVPLMTFHHFDAMDPIFPNKDRFQSTRHLMKAADADQSRLLQQTICYQRQSNWSFSISWGYSAQIYERIMPRSYLQMPIETFRPWAKGPKPPFYMFNTRPPSNNPCEAPHVFFLESVYKSVSGDEIVTSYLRARPRGLPACSFSGNHSADSISTIQVFSPAKKRLQTDRCECCDIVRTDDVKAQIKFRECKIDEIIA; this comes from the exons ATGGCTTCTGTATTTTCCAAAGATTTCTTCGCTGGAATCAGCTTCTGGAAAACCCTGCTCGCTGTCGGCCTGGTTCTCTACCTGATCCTCATTCCCTTTTCCAACATCGGGAATCCTCAACTCTTTTTGATCAAATGGGTTTCATCTTCGTCACCGTCGCAACCCGACAGCGATTTTTCTCGAACCAATCTCAGCCACATAGCTTTCGGGCTCCTGGGGTCAGTAAAAACATGGCCTCACAGGAGGGGATACCTGGAAGCCTGGTGGCGGCCGAACAGGACCCGGGGCTACGTCTACCTCGACAGGCCCCCGACTCCGGATCTCCTGCCGTGGCCGCAAACTGCTCCTCCTTACAGAATAGTCGATAACCTTTCTGAAATCTTCCGCAACGTCAAGCCCCGGTTCGAGCTCATGCCCCGGATGGTGCATGGGATCCTGGAGCTGTTCAGGGAGGAACACGACGATATGAGGTGGATCGTCATGGGAGACgatgattcaatttttttcgtGGATAACATAGTTGATGTTCTCGCAGAGTATGATCATACCAAGTACTATTATCTCGGTTGGCATTCGGAGAGCGTTATATCGAATTACTGGTTCTCGTTCGACCAGGCGTTTGGCGGGGGCGGGATCGTGTTGAGCTACCCGCTGGCGAAGGCCCTGGTAAAAGACATGGACGGTTGTCTGGTGAGGTACGCGCAGAGTAGTTCTGCTGATCTGATTACGATGACTTGCATTGCTGATATTGGAGTCAACCTCACTCCCCACAAAGGAATTCATCAA GTGGACTTGCATGGCGACTTCTCAGGCTACCTGTCAGCCCACCCAAAAGTTCCCCTCATGACCTTCCACCACTTCGACGCAATGGACCCCATATTCCCCAACAAGGACCGTTTCCAATCCACGCGCCACCTCATGAAGGCTGCGGACGCCGACCAGTCCCGCCTGTTGCAGCAAACCATCTGTTATCAGAGGCAAAGCAACTGGTCCTTCTCCATTTCCTGGGGCTATTCTGCGCAAATATACGAGAGGATTATGCCCAGAAGCTACCTGCAAATGCCCATTGAAACATTCAGGCCGTGGGCCAAGGGCCCCAAGCCGCCGTTTTACATGTTCAATACTCGGCCGCCGTCTAACAACCCGTGCGAAGCCCCTCATGTTTTCTTCCTTGAATCCGTTTACAAGAGTGTTTCAGGCGATGAAATCGTTACCAGCTATTTACGGGCCCGGCCGCGGGGCCTGCCGGCGTGTTCTTTCAGCGGCAACCATTCCGCCGACTCTATCTCCACAATCCAGGTCTTTTCACCGGCCAAGAAGCGTCTCCAG ACTGATAGATGTGAATGCTGTGACATTGTTCGGACAGATGATGTGAAGGCGCAGATCAAATTTAGGGAGTGCAAGATAGACGAGATAATTGCTTGA